The following proteins come from a genomic window of Heyndrickxia acidicola:
- the rpsL gene encoding 30S ribosomal protein S12: MPTINQLVRKPRQSKLTKSKSPALNKGYNSFKKVNTDLSSPQKRGVCTRVGTMTPKKPNSALRKYARVRLTNGIEVTAYIPGIGHNLQEHSVVLIRGGRVKDLPGVRYHIVRGALDTAGVDGRRQGRSKYGTKRPKEKK, from the coding sequence ATGCCTACTATTAATCAGTTAGTGCGCAAACCACGTCAATCAAAATTGACTAAATCAAAATCACCAGCACTTAACAAGGGATATAACAGTTTCAAGAAAGTAAACACAGACTTATCTTCACCTCAAAAACGTGGAGTATGTACTCGTGTTGGTACTATGACACCAAAAAAACCGAACTCAGCTTTACGTAAATACGCTCGTGTTCGTTTAACAAATGGTATCGAGGTTACTGCTTATATTCCTGGTATCGGCCACAACCTTCAAGAGCACAGTGTTGTTCTTATCCGTGGCGGACGTGTTAAGGACTTACCGGGAGTACGTTACCACATCGTTCGCGGTGCATTAGATACTGCGGGTGTTGACGGACGTAGACAAGGACGTTCTAAATACGGTACTAAGAGACCAAAAGAAAAAAAATAA
- the rpoB gene encoding DNA-directed RNA polymerase subunit beta — protein sequence MTGQLVQYGRHRQRRSFARISEVLELPNLIEIQTSSYQWFLDEGLREMFQDISPIEDFAGNLSLEFIDYSLGEPKYSVEECKERDVTYSAPLRVKVRLVNKETGEVKDQDVFMGDFPLMTETGTFVINGAERVIVSQLVRSPSVYFNGKVDKNGKRGFAATVIPNRGAWLEYETDAKDVVYVRIDRTRKLPVTVLLRALGFGSDQEIIDLIGDNEYIRNTLEKDNTESTEKALLEIYERLRPGEPPTVENAKSLLVSRFFDPKRYDLANVGRYKINKKLHLKNRLFGQRLAETLADAETGEVIAEKGTTLDRRTLDKILPNLENGTGFKVFSQVGGVVEDDIVLQSIKIYAPIDDGEKEISIIGNANVEEAIKNITPADIISSISYFFNLLHGVGNTDDIDHLGNRRLRSVGELLQNQFRIGLSRMERVVRERMSIQDINTITPQQLINIRPVIAAIKEFFGSSQLSQFMDQTNPLAELTHKRRLSALGPGGLTRERAGFEVRDVHYSHYGRMCPIETPEGPNIGLINSLSTFAKVNRFGFIETPYRRVDPETGKVTGRIDYLTADEEDNYVVAQANARLAEDGSFIDDEVYARFRGENTVVKHDRVDYMDVSPKQVVSAATACIPFLENDDSNRALMGANMQRQAVPLMQPEAPIVGTGMEYVSAKDSGAAVICKHDGIVEHVEAREVWVRRIQEVDGQEVQGDLDKYRFQKFIRSNQGTCYNQRPIVSVGNRVTKGEILGDGPSMEKGELALGRNVMVAFMTWDGYNYEDAIIMSERLVKDDVYTSIHIEEYESEARDTKLGPEEMTRDIPNVGEDALRNLDERGIIRVGAEVNDGDLLVGKVTPKGVTELTAEERLLHAIFGEKAREVRDTSLRVPHGGGGIVLDVKVFNREDGDELPPGVNQLVRVYIVQKRKIHQGDKMAGRHGNKGVISRILPEEDMPYLPDGTPVDIMLNPLGVPSRMNIGQVLELHLGMAARYLGIHIATPVFDGAREEDVWSTIEEAGMARDAKTVLYDGRTGEPFDNRVSVGIMYMIKLAHMVDDKLHARSTGPYSLVTQQPLGGKAQFGGQRFGEMEVWALEAYGAAYTLQEILTVKSDDVVGRVKTYEAIVKGENVPEPGVPESFKVLIKELQSLGLDVKILSSDDQEIEMRDLEDEEDLNQADTLNIAPESKEETETVATKE from the coding sequence TTGACAGGTCAACTAGTTCAGTATGGACGACACCGCCAACGCAGAAGTTTTGCGCGTATTAGCGAAGTTTTAGAATTACCAAATCTTATCGAAATTCAAACATCATCTTATCAATGGTTTCTAGATGAAGGTTTGAGAGAAATGTTCCAAGATATCTCCCCGATTGAGGATTTTGCCGGGAATTTATCATTGGAATTTATCGATTATAGTCTTGGTGAACCAAAATACTCTGTAGAAGAGTGTAAAGAGCGTGATGTTACATATTCTGCTCCTCTTCGCGTAAAGGTGCGTCTCGTTAATAAAGAGACAGGTGAAGTGAAAGATCAGGATGTATTTATGGGTGATTTCCCGTTGATGACAGAAACAGGAACGTTCGTTATTAACGGTGCGGAACGTGTTATTGTATCACAGCTCGTACGTTCACCTAGCGTTTACTTTAATGGAAAAGTAGATAAAAACGGTAAAAGAGGTTTTGCTGCAACAGTTATTCCTAACCGTGGGGCTTGGCTCGAATACGAAACAGATGCAAAAGATGTTGTATATGTTCGTATTGATAGAACAAGAAAGCTACCCGTTACGGTTCTTTTGCGTGCGCTTGGGTTTGGCTCTGATCAGGAAATCATCGATTTGATTGGTGATAATGAGTACATTCGCAACACGCTTGAAAAGGACAATACGGAAAGTACCGAAAAGGCGCTTTTAGAAATATATGAGCGTCTTCGCCCGGGAGAACCGCCTACAGTAGAAAATGCTAAGAGCTTGCTTGTTTCACGTTTCTTTGATCCAAAGCGTTATGACTTAGCCAATGTAGGTCGTTATAAAATTAACAAAAAGCTTCATCTAAAAAACCGTTTGTTTGGACAGCGTCTTGCTGAAACACTTGCTGATGCTGAAACAGGTGAAGTTATTGCTGAAAAAGGCACTACCCTTGACCGCAGAACATTGGATAAAATTTTGCCGAACCTGGAAAATGGTACTGGTTTCAAAGTGTTTTCCCAAGTTGGCGGAGTGGTTGAAGACGACATCGTACTGCAATCCATCAAAATTTATGCTCCAATCGATGATGGTGAAAAAGAAATCAGCATTATTGGAAATGCAAATGTAGAAGAGGCTATTAAAAACATTACGCCTGCAGACATTATTTCATCCATCAGCTACTTCTTTAATCTCCTTCACGGAGTAGGCAATACCGATGATATTGATCATTTGGGCAATAGACGTCTGCGTTCAGTAGGGGAATTGCTTCAAAACCAATTCCGTATCGGTTTGTCCAGGATGGAACGGGTTGTTCGTGAAAGAATGTCTATTCAGGATATTAATACAATTACACCTCAGCAGCTTATTAACATCCGCCCGGTAATTGCAGCAATTAAGGAATTCTTCGGAAGCTCCCAGTTATCGCAATTTATGGATCAAACGAATCCGCTTGCTGAATTAACACATAAACGCAGATTATCTGCATTAGGACCTGGCGGTTTGACTCGTGAGCGTGCCGGCTTCGAAGTACGTGACGTTCACTATTCTCACTATGGCCGTATGTGTCCGATTGAAACACCTGAGGGTCCAAACATCGGGCTTATCAACTCGCTATCTACTTTTGCGAAAGTAAATCGGTTTGGCTTTATTGAAACACCATACCGCCGTGTTGATCCTGAGACTGGAAAAGTAACTGGACGCATTGACTATTTAACAGCAGACGAAGAAGACAACTATGTTGTTGCACAAGCAAATGCCCGTCTTGCTGAAGATGGCTCATTTATTGACGATGAAGTATACGCACGTTTCCGCGGTGAAAACACTGTTGTAAAACATGACCGTGTTGACTATATGGATGTATCTCCTAAACAGGTAGTTTCGGCTGCGACAGCTTGTATTCCTTTCTTGGAAAACGATGACTCCAACCGTGCCCTGATGGGAGCGAACATGCAGCGTCAAGCTGTTCCGCTTATGCAGCCTGAAGCTCCAATTGTCGGAACCGGAATGGAATATGTTTCAGCGAAAGACTCTGGTGCTGCGGTTATTTGTAAGCATGACGGGATTGTTGAACATGTTGAAGCCAGAGAAGTCTGGGTTCGCCGTATACAAGAAGTTGATGGCCAGGAAGTGCAGGGAGACCTCGATAAATACAGGTTCCAAAAATTCATTCGTTCCAACCAGGGAACTTGCTACAACCAGCGTCCAATTGTAAGTGTCGGCAACCGTGTAACAAAAGGAGAAATCCTTGGTGACGGTCCATCCATGGAAAAAGGTGAGCTTGCTTTAGGGCGAAATGTTATGGTTGCCTTCATGACATGGGATGGCTATAACTACGAGGATGCCATTATCATGAGTGAAAGACTCGTTAAAGACGATGTCTATACTTCTATTCATATTGAAGAGTATGAGTCAGAAGCGCGCGATACTAAGCTTGGACCAGAAGAAATGACACGTGATATTCCGAATGTCGGTGAGGATGCGCTTCGCAACCTTGATGAACGTGGAATTATCCGTGTAGGGGCAGAAGTTAATGACGGTGACCTTCTTGTTGGTAAAGTAACGCCAAAAGGTGTGACAGAACTGACTGCTGAAGAACGTCTATTGCATGCAATATTCGGTGAAAAAGCACGTGAGGTTCGTGATACATCCCTTCGTGTGCCTCATGGCGGCGGCGGCATTGTCCTAGATGTGAAAGTCTTTAACCGTGAGGATGGAGATGAACTTCCACCAGGTGTGAACCAGCTTGTTCGTGTATATATCGTTCAAAAACGTAAAATTCACCAAGGTGATAAAATGGCTGGACGTCACGGTAACAAAGGGGTTATCTCTCGGATTCTTCCGGAAGAAGATATGCCTTACTTACCTGATGGAACACCTGTTGATATCATGTTAAACCCTCTGGGTGTACCTTCTCGTATGAACATCGGTCAGGTACTTGAATTACACTTAGGAATGGCAGCAAGATATTTAGGCATCCATATTGCTACTCCGGTATTTGACGGTGCGAGGGAAGAAGATGTATGGTCTACCATTGAAGAGGCAGGAATGGCACGTGATGCTAAAACGGTTCTTTATGATGGACGTACAGGTGAGCCATTCGATAACCGTGTATCTGTCGGAATTATGTACATGATTAAGCTTGCCCACATGGTTGATGACAAACTTCATGCTCGTTCTACGGGTCCTTATTCTCTAGTTACTCAGCAGCCTCTTGGCGGTAAAGCCCAGTTCGGCGGTCAGCGCTTTGGGGAAATGGAAGTTTGGGCACTGGAAGCATACGGTGCAGCTTATACATTACAGGAAATCTTAACTGTTAAATCCGATGACGTAGTGGGACGTGTGAAAACATACGAAGCGATTGTTAAAGGTGAAAATGTTCCTGAACCAGGGGTTCCTGAATCATTCAAGGTATTAATTAAGGAACTTCAAAGTTTGGGTCTGGATGTTAAGATCCTTTCAAGTGATGATCAAGAGATTGAAATGCGTGATCTTGAAGATGAAGAAGATCTGAATCAAGCTGACACGTTAAATATAGCTCCGGAATCAAAAGAAGAAACAGAAACTGTAGCAACTAAAGAATAA
- a CDS encoding 50S ribosomal protein L7ae-like protein, with amino-acid sequence MSYEKVLQAKEFIVGTKQTVKALKSGKANELIVADDADPNITVKVVEIALENDIPVHHVDSMKKLGKACGIHVGASAVAVIY; translated from the coding sequence ATGTCTTATGAAAAAGTATTGCAGGCCAAAGAATTCATTGTAGGAACGAAACAAACAGTCAAGGCATTAAAGTCAGGCAAAGCAAACGAACTAATTGTGGCGGATGATGCTGATCCAAACATTACAGTTAAAGTAGTGGAGATTGCTCTGGAAAATGATATACCAGTACACCATGTGGATTCTATGAAAAAGCTTGGTAAGGCATGCGGTATTCATGTTGGTGCTTCAGCTGTTGCTGTTATTTATTAA
- the rpsG gene encoding 30S ribosomal protein S7, with translation MPRKGPVSKRDVLPDPIYNSKLVTRLINKMMVDGKRGKSQTILYSSFDLIRERSGKDPIEVFDQALKNIMPVLEVRARRVGGANYQVPVEVRPERRTTLGLRWLVNYSRLRGEKTMEERLANEILDAANNTGAAVKKREDTHKMAEANKAFAHYRW, from the coding sequence ATGCCACGTAAAGGACCTGTTTCAAAAAGAGACGTATTACCAGATCCTATTTATAACTCAAAATTAGTTACACGTTTAATCAACAAAATGATGGTAGACGGCAAGAGAGGTAAATCTCAAACTATTCTTTACTCATCATTTGATTTAATTCGTGAACGTTCAGGCAAAGATCCAATCGAAGTGTTTGATCAAGCACTTAAAAATATTATGCCAGTACTTGAAGTTAGAGCGCGCCGTGTAGGTGGTGCAAACTATCAAGTACCAGTAGAGGTACGCCCAGAAAGACGTACAACTCTTGGACTTCGCTGGTTAGTAAACTATTCTCGCCTTCGCGGTGAAAAAACTATGGAAGAGCGCCTTGCTAACGAAATTCTTGATGCTGCTAACAATACTGGTGCTGCAGTTAAGAAACGTGAAGACACTCACAAAATGGCTGAAGCTAACAAAGCATTCGCTCACTACCGTTGGTAA
- the fusA gene encoding elongation factor G, translating into MAREFSLNNTRNIGIMAHIDAGKTTTTERVLYYTGRIHKIGETHEGASQMDWMEQEQERGITITSAATTAQWKGHRVNIIDTPGHVDFTVEVERSLRVLDGAVAVLDAQSGVEPQTETVWRQATTYGVPRVVFVNKMDKIGADFLYSVGTLHDRLQANAQAIQLPIGAEDQFEGIIDLVEMKAIFYGNDLGTDIEEREIPAEYQDQADEYREKLIEAVAELDEELMEKYLGGEEITNAELKAAIRKGTVNVEFYPVICGSAFKNKGVQLMLDAVIDYLPSPVDVPAIKGTTPDTDEEVLRPSSDEEPFSALAFKVMTDPYVGKLTFFRVYSGTLQSGSYVQNSTKGKRERVGRILQMHANHRAEISEVYAGDIAAAVGLKDTTTGDTLCDEKSLVILESMEFPEPVIQLSVEPKSKADQDKMSTALQKLQEEDPTFRAHTDQETGQVIIAGMGELHLDIIVDRMKREFKVEANVGAPQVAYRETFRSAAQVEGKFARQSGGRGQYGHVWIEFSPNEEGKGFEFENGIVGGVVPREYIPAVQAGLEDALDRGVLAGYPLVDIKARLYDGSYHDVDSSEMAFKIAASMALKNAASKCNPVILEPVMRVEVVIPEEYLGDIMGSITARRGRVEGMEARGNAQVVRAMVPLSEMFGYATSLRSSTQGRGVFSMHFDHYEEVPKSISEEIIKKNKGE; encoded by the coding sequence ATGGCAAGAGAGTTCTCCTTAAATAATACTCGTAATATTGGTATCATGGCTCACATCGATGCTGGTAAAACAACAACTACTGAGCGTGTACTTTATTATACTGGCCGTATCCACAAGATCGGTGAGACTCATGAAGGTGCATCTCAAATGGACTGGATGGAGCAGGAACAAGAGCGTGGTATCACCATTACATCTGCTGCAACAACTGCGCAATGGAAAGGTCACCGCGTAAACATCATCGATACTCCAGGACACGTAGACTTCACTGTTGAAGTTGAACGTTCTTTGCGTGTACTTGATGGTGCGGTTGCTGTTCTTGATGCTCAATCTGGTGTTGAGCCACAAACTGAAACAGTTTGGCGCCAAGCTACAACATACGGTGTTCCCCGTGTAGTATTCGTTAATAAAATGGATAAAATCGGTGCTGACTTCTTATATTCTGTAGGCACATTGCATGATCGCCTTCAAGCTAACGCTCAAGCAATCCAATTGCCTATCGGTGCAGAAGACCAATTCGAAGGCATCATTGACCTTGTAGAAATGAAAGCTATTTTTTACGGGAATGACCTTGGAACTGATATTGAAGAGCGCGAAATTCCAGCTGAATATCAAGACCAAGCTGATGAATATCGTGAAAAGTTAATTGAAGCTGTAGCAGAGCTTGATGAAGAATTAATGGAAAAATACCTAGGCGGAGAAGAAATTACAAATGCTGAACTTAAAGCAGCTATTCGTAAAGGTACTGTTAATGTAGAATTCTATCCAGTAATCTGTGGATCTGCTTTCAAAAACAAAGGTGTTCAATTAATGCTTGATGCAGTTATTGACTATCTTCCATCTCCAGTAGATGTACCTGCTATCAAAGGTACAACTCCTGATACAGATGAAGAAGTTCTACGTCCTTCTAGCGACGAAGAGCCATTCTCTGCTCTTGCATTCAAAGTTATGACGGATCCATATGTAGGTAAGTTGACATTCTTCCGTGTATACTCTGGAACACTTCAATCTGGTTCTTACGTACAAAACTCAACAAAAGGCAAGCGTGAACGTGTAGGACGTATCCTGCAAATGCATGCGAACCACCGTGCTGAAATCTCTGAAGTATATGCAGGAGATATCGCTGCGGCTGTTGGTTTAAAGGATACTACTACAGGTGATACTCTATGTGATGAAAAGAGCCTTGTAATCTTAGAATCAATGGAATTCCCTGAACCAGTTATCCAATTGTCTGTAGAACCAAAATCAAAAGCTGACCAAGACAAAATGTCTACGGCGCTTCAAAAACTTCAAGAAGAAGATCCAACTTTCCGTGCGCATACTGACCAGGAAACTGGACAAGTTATCATTGCTGGTATGGGTGAGCTTCACTTAGATATCATTGTTGACCGTATGAAACGTGAGTTTAAAGTAGAAGCAAATGTGGGTGCACCTCAGGTTGCATACCGCGAAACATTCCGCAGTGCAGCACAAGTTGAGGGTAAATTTGCCCGTCAATCTGGTGGACGTGGACAATACGGACACGTTTGGATTGAATTCTCTCCAAATGAAGAAGGTAAAGGCTTTGAATTCGAAAATGGCATCGTAGGTGGTGTGGTACCTCGTGAATACATCCCTGCTGTTCAAGCTGGCTTAGAAGATGCGTTAGACCGCGGTGTTCTTGCTGGTTACCCATTAGTAGATATTAAAGCTAGACTATACGATGGATCATACCATGACGTAGACTCCTCTGAAATGGCGTTCAAAATTGCTGCATCAATGGCATTGAAAAATGCTGCATCTAAATGTAATCCGGTAATCCTTGAGCCAGTTATGAGAGTCGAAGTAGTTATTCCTGAAGAATACCTTGGGGATATCATGGGAAGCATTACAGCTCGTCGTGGACGCGTTGAAGGTATGGAAGCACGCGGAAATGCACAAGTTGTACGTGCAATGGTTCCACTTTCTGAAATGTTCGGTTATGCAACTTCATTACGTTCAAGTACTCAAGGTCGCGGAGTATTCTCTATGCACTTTGATCACTACGAAGAAGTTCCTAAATCTATTTCAGAAGAAATTATTAAAAAAAATAAAGGTGAATAA
- the rpoC gene encoding DNA-directed RNA polymerase subunit beta', which translates to MLDVNNFEYMKIGLASPDKIRSWSFGEVKKPETINYRTLKPEKDGLFCERIFGPQKDWECHCGKYKRVRYKGVVCDRCGVEVTRSKVRRERMGHIELAAPVSHIWYFKGIPSRMGLVLDMSPRALEEVIYFASYVVTESGDTALEKKQLLSEKEYRAYREKYGKKFQAAMGAEAIKKLLQDVDVNKEVDFLKEELKTAQGQRRTRAIKRLEVLEAFRNSGNAPDWMILDVLPVIPPELRPMVQLEGGRFATSDLNDLYRRVINRNNRLKRLLDLGAPSIIVQNEKRMLQEAVDALIDNGRRGRPVTGPGNRPLKSLSHMLKGKQGRFRQNLLGKRVDYSGRSVIVVGPNLKMYQCGLPKEMAIELFKPFVMKELVERGLAHNIKSAKRKIERLQPEVWDVLEEVIKEHPVLLNRAPTLHRLGIQAFEPTLVEGRAIRLHPLVCTAYNADFDGDQMAVHVPLSAEAQAEARLLMLAAQNILNPKDGKPVVTPSQDMVLGNYYLTLEREGAVGEGSIFNDINEALLAYQNGYVHLHTRVAVHARSINNQTFTAEQKSKLLITTVGKLIFNEILPDTFPYMNEPTKTNLEEKTPDHYFVDTDVNVKEHIQSQPEIKPFIKKFLGNIIAEVFKRFKITETSKMLDRMKDLGFKYSTKAGITVGVADIVVLGEKEAILSEAQTKVDNVLKQFRRGLITEEERYDRVISIWSAAKDTIQGKLMASLDRRNPIFMMSDSGARGNASNFTQLAGMRGLMANPAGRIIELPIKSSFREGLTVLEYFISTHGARKGLADTALKTADSGYLTRRLVDVAQDVIVRDDDCGTDRGLLVSSLKEGTEVIESLEERLIGRYARKTIKNPQTGEVIVAENDLITEDLAKEVVTAGNEEVWIRSAFTCNTRHGVCKKCYGRNLATGQEVEVGEAVGIIAAQSIGEPGTQLTMRTFHTGGVAGDDITQGLPRIQELFEARNPKGQAVITEISGVVTAINEGRDRQYEIVIQGDVESRTYTAPYTSRLKVGVNDQVSRGQVLTEGSIDPKELLRVRDTTTVQEYLLHEVQKVYRMQGVEIGDKHIEVMVRQMLGKIRVADAGETDVLPGSLLDIHQFTDANQKALLSGGTPATGRPVLLGITKASLETDSFLSAASFQETTRVLTDAAIKGKRDELLGLKENVIIGKLVPAGTGMQRYRKATAEIVEEEVTVEQ; encoded by the coding sequence TTGCTAGATGTTAATAATTTTGAGTATATGAAAATTGGTCTTGCTTCACCGGATAAGATTCGTTCATGGTCTTTTGGTGAAGTTAAAAAGCCAGAAACAATCAACTATAGAACACTAAAACCTGAAAAAGACGGCTTATTTTGCGAACGTATTTTTGGACCTCAAAAAGACTGGGAATGCCATTGCGGTAAATATAAGCGCGTCCGTTATAAAGGTGTTGTCTGTGACCGATGTGGTGTAGAGGTTACAAGATCTAAAGTTCGCCGTGAACGTATGGGCCATATTGAGCTTGCTGCTCCAGTATCCCACATTTGGTATTTTAAAGGCATTCCTAGCCGTATGGGTCTTGTTCTGGACATGTCCCCGCGTGCCTTGGAAGAAGTTATTTATTTTGCTTCTTATGTTGTGACTGAATCTGGAGACACAGCACTTGAAAAGAAACAGCTGCTTTCTGAAAAGGAATATCGTGCATACCGTGAAAAGTACGGGAAAAAGTTCCAAGCAGCGATGGGTGCTGAAGCGATTAAAAAGCTTCTTCAGGACGTCGATGTAAACAAGGAAGTAGACTTCCTTAAAGAAGAACTTAAAACGGCTCAAGGACAAAGACGTACACGGGCAATCAAGCGTCTTGAAGTACTTGAAGCATTCCGTAATTCAGGAAATGCCCCTGATTGGATGATCCTTGATGTGCTTCCGGTTATCCCTCCAGAATTAAGGCCTATGGTTCAGCTGGAAGGCGGACGTTTTGCTACGTCTGATTTAAACGATTTGTATCGCCGTGTAATTAACAGAAACAACCGCTTAAAGCGTCTATTGGATTTAGGTGCTCCAAGCATTATCGTTCAAAACGAAAAGCGTATGCTTCAAGAAGCAGTCGATGCACTGATTGACAATGGCCGCCGCGGCCGTCCGGTTACTGGACCTGGTAACCGTCCGCTTAAATCTTTATCGCATATGCTTAAAGGTAAACAAGGGCGTTTCCGTCAAAACCTTCTTGGTAAACGTGTTGACTATTCAGGCCGTTCCGTTATCGTTGTTGGACCTAACTTGAAAATGTATCAATGTGGTCTTCCGAAAGAAATGGCAATTGAATTATTTAAGCCGTTTGTCATGAAGGAGCTTGTTGAGCGCGGTCTTGCTCATAATATCAAGAGTGCCAAGCGTAAAATTGAACGTCTTCAGCCTGAAGTATGGGATGTATTAGAAGAGGTTATTAAGGAGCATCCAGTTCTGCTTAACCGTGCCCCGACGCTTCACAGATTGGGAATTCAAGCTTTTGAACCTACATTGGTAGAAGGCCGTGCTATTCGTCTTCATCCGCTTGTATGTACAGCATATAACGCTGACTTCGACGGAGACCAAATGGCAGTTCACGTACCTCTATCTGCAGAGGCACAGGCTGAAGCGCGATTATTGATGCTCGCAGCCCAAAACATCTTGAATCCTAAAGACGGCAAACCAGTTGTTACACCATCACAGGATATGGTATTAGGTAACTACTACCTGACTCTAGAGCGTGAAGGTGCTGTTGGTGAAGGCTCAATCTTTAATGATATAAATGAAGCACTGTTAGCTTACCAAAATGGCTATGTGCACTTGCATACACGTGTAGCAGTTCACGCACGATCCATTAATAATCAAACCTTTACTGCAGAACAAAAGAGCAAATTGCTTATTACAACTGTAGGTAAGTTGATTTTCAATGAAATCTTGCCTGACACGTTCCCGTATATGAATGAACCTACAAAAACAAATCTGGAAGAAAAAACACCAGATCACTACTTTGTAGATACAGATGTAAATGTCAAAGAACACATTCAAAGTCAGCCGGAAATTAAGCCGTTCATTAAAAAGTTCTTAGGAAACATTATTGCTGAAGTCTTTAAACGCTTTAAGATTACAGAAACTTCCAAGATGCTTGACCGTATGAAGGATCTAGGCTTTAAGTACTCAACAAAAGCAGGTATTACTGTTGGTGTTGCCGATATCGTCGTACTTGGTGAAAAAGAAGCCATTTTATCTGAAGCTCAGACGAAAGTGGATAATGTTCTTAAACAATTCAGACGTGGTTTGATTACTGAAGAAGAACGTTATGACCGTGTTATTTCGATTTGGAGTGCTGCCAAAGATACAATTCAAGGCAAGCTGATGGCATCCTTGGACCGCCGAAATCCAATCTTTATGATGAGTGATTCTGGTGCCCGTGGTAACGCCTCTAACTTTACACAGTTAGCTGGTATGCGTGGTCTGATGGCCAACCCGGCTGGACGTATTATTGAATTGCCGATCAAATCAAGTTTCCGTGAAGGCTTAACGGTACTTGAGTACTTCATCTCTACCCATGGTGCGCGTAAAGGTCTTGCTGATACAGCCCTTAAAACAGCTGACTCTGGATACCTTACACGCCGTTTAGTTGACGTTGCCCAGGATGTCATTGTTCGCGATGATGACTGTGGAACAGACCGCGGTCTCCTTGTCAGCTCGTTAAAAGAAGGAACTGAAGTTATTGAAAGCCTTGAAGAACGATTGATCGGTAGATATGCTAGAAAGACAATTAAAAACCCTCAAACTGGTGAAGTCATTGTAGCTGAAAATGACTTAATTACCGAGGACCTTGCAAAAGAAGTTGTCACTGCTGGTAATGAAGAGGTTTGGATCCGTTCTGCGTTTACTTGTAATACACGACATGGCGTTTGTAAAAAATGCTATGGCCGTAACCTTGCAACAGGTCAAGAGGTTGAAGTCGGTGAAGCAGTCGGTATCATTGCTGCACAATCGATCGGTGAACCAGGAACTCAGTTGACAATGCGTACGTTCCATACAGGCGGTGTTGCAGGAGACGATATTACACAAGGTTTACCGCGTATCCAAGAGCTATTTGAAGCACGTAACCCTAAAGGGCAAGCTGTCATTACAGAAATTTCAGGTGTTGTTACAGCCATCAATGAAGGCCGTGACCGCCAATACGAAATCGTGATTCAGGGAGATGTAGAGTCAAGGACTTATACTGCTCCATATACTTCAAGATTAAAGGTCGGAGTAAACGATCAAGTATCAAGAGGCCAAGTATTAACAGAAGGATCTATTGATCCAAAAGAACTACTTAGAGTCCGAGACACCACAACGGTTCAAGAATATCTCCTGCACGAAGTACAGAAGGTATATCGTATGCAAGGAGTGGAAATCGGCGATAAGCATATTGAGGTTATGGTTCGTCAAATGCTTGGTAAGATCCGTGTTGCGGATGCTGGAGAAACAGACGTATTGCCAGGATCGCTGCTGGATATTCACCAATTTACAGATGCAAACCAAAAAGCGCTTCTTTCAGGAGGAACACCTGCTACTGGACGTCCGGTATTGCTGGGTATTACGAAAGCATCTCTTGAAACGGATTCCTTCTTATCTGCTGCATCATTCCAGGAAACAACAAGAGTCCTAACTGATGCTGCTATTAAAGGAAAACGCGATGAACTTCTTGGTCTGAAAGAGAATGTAATTATTGGTAAACTCGTTCCAGCTGGAACAGGAATGCAGCGTTACCGTAAAGCTACTGCTGAAATTGTTGAAGAAGAAGTAACGGTTGAACAGTAG